A window from Rana temporaria chromosome 8, aRanTem1.1, whole genome shotgun sequence encodes these proteins:
- the LOC120910041 gene encoding gastrula zinc finger protein XlCGF26.1-like has protein sequence MRTDMTSIKYCFPADGRCFWNINPSEGHLIISPDCKAEDTDIPQYSPKVTSDWLVRSSDPSNPEEPSEKSHTMTSDVLPSSHSADRSPDPSNPQTSSSSHKRVHTGERSFSCSECGKSFTENKNLRMHQKIHMGERPFSCSECGKGFLKKENLLRHQRIHTGERPYPCSECGKCFSQKQQLVVHQRIHTGERPFSCPECKKRFIRKAALVSHQRIHTGERPFSCSECGKGFLKRGTLIVHQRIHTGERPFSCSECGKSFPKKEALKVHLSIHTGKRPFSCSECGKGFPKKATLIIHHRTHTGERPYLCLECGKCFIEKKNLLRHQVIHTGERPFSCSECGKSFTRKGELVEHLKIHTGERPFPCSVCGKRFLKKGNLTEHQKIHTGERPFPCSECEKGFFKKERLIVHQRHHTGERPYSCSECGKSFAEEGVLIEHQRIHTGVRPYPCSECGQSFIHKRSLVKHQRLHTGERPYSCSECGKCFTAKENLVKHHRFHTGERPYPCSECGKCFTTKENLVKHQRLHSGPDLSLRGEHSLNIREVTPVNALMHVQSAGNLSLIQETLLNTGEFTLMSIPVHVQSAGNISL, from the coding sequence ATGAGAACAGATATGACTTCTATTAAATATTGCTTTCCAGCAGATGGACGGTGTTTCTGGAATATAAATCCATCGGAGGGACATCTTATTATATCTCCAGATTGTAAGGCAGAAGATACCGACATTCCACAATATTCTCCCAAAGTCACCTCGGATTGGTTGGTTAGATCATCAGATCCTTCCAATCCTGAGGAACCTTCTGAgaaatcccatactatgacatcagatgtccTTCCAAGTTCTCACAGTGCTGACAGATCACCAGATCCATCCAATCCCCAGACATCTTCTTCAAGCCATAAGAGGGTTCACACAGGGGAGCGTtcattttcatgttcagagtgcgggaaatctttcactgaaAACAAAAACCTCCGTATGCACCAGAAAATTCACATGGGTGAACGTCCTTTCTCttgttcggagtgcgggaaaggtttccttaaaaaagaaaaccttcttagacaccagagaattcacacgggtgagcgtccctatccatgttcagagtgcgggaaatgtttctctcAGAAACAACAACTTGTtgtacaccagagaattcacacaggtgagcgtcccttTTCATGTCCAGAGTGCAAGAAACGTTTCATTCGGAAAGCAGCCCTGGTTTcccatcagagaattcacaccggTGAGCGTCCATtctcttgttcagagtgcgggaaaggtttcctTAAAAGAGGAACCCTAATtgtacaccagagaattcacacgggtgagcgccctttctcatgttcagagtgcgggaaaagtttcccTAAAAAAGAAGCACTTAAAGTACATCTTAGCATTCACACAGGTAAGCGTCCTTTCTCttgctcagagtgcgggaaaggtttcccTAAAAAAGCAACCCTTATTATACACCACAgaactcacacaggtgagcgtccttatttatgtttagagtgcgggaaatgtttcattgaaaaaaaaaaccttcttagACATCAGGttattcacacgggtgagcgtcctttttcatgttcagagtgcgggaaaagttttacCCGTAAAGGAGAGCTTGTTGAACACCTtaaaattcacacgggtgagcgtcctttccCTTGCTCAGTGTGCGGGAAACGTTTCCTTAAAAAAGGAAATCTTACCGAACACCAaaaaattcacacaggtgagcgtcctttccCTTGTTCGGAGTGCGAGAAAGGTTTCTTTAAAAAAGAAAGACTGATTGTACACCAGAGACATCACACAggcgagcgtccttattcatgttcagagtgcgggaaatctttcgctGAGGAAGGAGTACTTATTgaacatcagagaattcacacaggtgtgcGTCCTTAtccgtgttcagagtgcgggcaATCCTTCATTCATAAAAGAAGCCTTGTTAAACACCAGAGacttcacacgggtgagcgtccttattcatgttcagagtgcgggaaatgtttcactgcgAAAGAAAACCTTGTTAAACACCACAggtttcacacaggtgagcgtccttatccatgttcagagtgcgggaaatgtttcactacGAAAGAAAACCTTGTTAAACACCAGAGACTTCACTCAGGTCCGGATCTTTCGCTCAGGGGGGAGCACTCGTTGAACATCAGAGAAGTCACACCAGTAAACGCCCTTATGCAtgtccagagtgcgggaaatctttctctTATACAGGAGACTTTGTTAAACACCGGAGAATTCACACTGATGAGCATCCctgttcatgttcagagtgcgggaaatatttCATTGTGA